In Mycolicibacterium lutetiense, the sequence TCGCGGACCAGGCCGAATTCCAGCTGCTCCAGATACCGCAGCCCACCATGGAACATCTTGGAGCTACGACTGGATGTGCCGGAAGCGAAATCGCGCGCCTCGACAAGGGCCACGGTGAGTCCACGAGTCGCGGCGTCCAGCGCCGCGCCGGCTCCCACCACCCCGCCGCCGATGACCACTACGTCGAACTGTTCACTGCCGAGTCGTTGCCAGGCTTGCGCCCTGTGCTGCGGTCCGAGGAAGGTTTGCCCGTCGCCCGGCGCTGAGATCGGGTCAGTCACGATCCCCAGGCTACGTGGGTGGCGTGGGATCCGCCTGATTCTCCGGCCCTCGACGGTAAGTTCCCTTGCGTGTCGTTTCAACCCCCGGGCTTGCCGGGCCAACCATTTCCTGGGCCGCAGCAATTTCCCGGCCAGCCGTACCCGCCCGGTGGTGTCGCGCCGATGGGATACGGATACGGACCGCCTCCCGGGTACTTTCCCGGTCCTCCGCAACAGAAATCGGCGCCGAAGAAGCTCTGGTACGGCGTAGGCGCGGCACTACTCATCGTCGGATTGTTGGTCGCGGCGCTCGGGGGCGTGGGGATGATCGGTAATTTTTCCGACGCAGCGCCCGATGCCGAACACACCTTCGGAAACGGCGAGACGACGACTGTGCACTTCGACGCCGGTGAGACCAAGACGATCTTCGTCGCCAATCCTGGTGAGAATCACCACGTCCGGTGCAACGTCCGCACTCGAACCGGTTCCGACGACGACATCAAGATGGACAACTACGACGGCACGCTCACGATCAACCAGTGGCAGGCCGTGTTCACCGTGACCGTGCAAAAGGCGTCTGACTACGCCGTCACATGCAAAGGCACTGCGTCCGACGAGTTCGGGGTGGGCGGTGACGCCAAACCCGCATCGCTCGTCGGCGGTATTTTCGCCATGCTCGGCGGCGGCTTCTTGGGTTTCCTCGGGATCGTCACGCTCATCGTCACCGCGATATTGCGACGACGCCGCAGGGCGTGACCTCGGCGCCTAGTCCAGGTCGTCGTGTTTCATCAGTTGCCGCGCCGCCTCGGTGATCGATCCGGACAACGACGGGTACACCGAAAACGTCTGGGCCAGCTCATCCACCGGAATGCCGTTCTGAACCGCCAGGGCGATCGGCAGAATCAGCTCGGAGGCGATCGGCGCCACCACCACCCCGCCGATCACCACTCCGGTGGCCGGGCGGCAGAAGATCTTCACGAAGCCGCGGCGCAGGCTGGACATCTTGGCCCGGGCATTCGTGTTGAGCGGCAGGGTCAGGGTGCGGGCCGGCACGGACCCGTCATCGATGGCGGCCTGCGGAACGCCGACCGCGGCGATCTCAGGGCGGGTGAACACTGCCGCGGCGACGGTTCGCAGCCGGATCGGCGCCACCGCCTCGCCCAGTGCGTGATACATCGCGATGCGGCCCTGCATGGCCGCCACCGAGGCCAGCGGCAGCAGGCCGGTGCAGTCACCTGCCGCATAGATGCCGGGTACCGAGGTCCGCGACACCCGGTCGACGTTGAGATAGCTGCCCGGCCCGAGTTCGATGCCGACGCGGTCCAGGCCCAGGCCACCGGTGTTGGGGACCGAGCCGACCGTCATCAGCGCATGGCTGCCCTCGACGGTGCGACCGTCAGCCATGGTGACGCGGATCCCGTGCTCGGTGCGGGTGACCGACTCGGCGCGGGCATTCTTGACCAACGTGACACCGCGTTCGGAGAACACCTCCTCCAGCACGGCGGCGGCGTCGGAATCCTCGTGGGGCAGGATCTGGTCGCGGCTGGCCACCACCGTCACGGTCACTCCGAGTTCGGTGTAGGCGTTGACGAACTCGGCGCCGGTGACGCCCGAACCCACCACCACGAGATGCTCGGGCAGTGCTTCGAGGTCGTAGAGCTGGCGCCAGTTGAGAATGCGGTCGCCGTCGGGAGCTGCGCTGGGTAGCACCCGCGGGCTCGCTCCGGTGGCGATGAGGACCACATCGGCGGCCAGCTGGCTGACCGCGCCATCCGGTCCGGTGACCTTGACACGGTGCTGTGCCATGCCGGGGACGTCGTCGGTCAGCTCGCCGCGGCCCGCGATCAAGTCGATGCCTTCGGCGCGCAGCCGCTCGGCGATGTCGCCGGACTGCGCCGTCGCCAGGGTCTTCACCCGCTCGTTGATCTGGGGCAACGAGATCTTGGACTGCTCGAAATCCAGCGAATAGCCCAGGTTGGGTGCGCGCCGCAGTTCGGTGCGCACGCCTGTGGAAGCGATGAACGTCTTGGACGGCACACAGTCCCACAACACGCAGGCACCGCCGATGCCGTCGCAGTCGACGATGGTGACGTGAGCGACCTCTGGGCCGCGGGCCGCGGCGACGAGCGCCGCCTCATAGCCGGCGGGTCCGCCGCCGATGATCACGATGCGGGTTGCCACCGCACCAACCTAACCAACTTTGCGCACTAAGCTGTCTTACCGTGCCGCTCTACGCCGCCTACGGGTCCAATATGCATCCGGAGCAAATGCTCGAGCGGGCTCCGCACTCACCGATGGCGGGTACCGGCTGGCTCCACGGCTGGCGGTTGACGTTCGGCGGTGAGGACATCGGCTGGGAAGGCGCGCTGGCCACCGTCGTCCAGGACCCGCTGGCGAAGGTCTTCGTCGTGCTCTACGACATGACCCCCGCCGATGAGCAGAGCCTGGACCACTGGGAGGGTTCCGAGCTCGGGTTCCACAAGAAGATCCGTTGCCGGGTCCACCGGGTGTCGTCGGATACCAATACCGACCCGGTGCTGGCCTGGCTGTATGTGGTCGACGCCTGGGAGGGCGGCCTGCCCTCGGCCCGCTACATCGGGGTGATGGCCGATGCCGCGGAGATCGCCGGGGCGCCGGATACGTATGTGCACGATCTGCGCACCCGCCCCGCCCGCAACATCGGTCCCTAATGGCAGTTGATCGGCGAGCCTCGAACGGGTAGTGATCCTGCAGCGGGACGCTGGTCGCTGAGCCGCCGGTCGGTGAGCACTTCCGGTCCCTGGAGTGATGTTCGATTCCTAAGGCTAGATCGTGCCCCGGCCGGTTGGTGAGGCTTCCTGTAGTGCTGATGGGGTGTCGTGCCAGGTTGGAGCACTGATCCATTAGGTCGCCGCCGGGTTGTCTTGGGCTCGAACAGGTTCCACCCCAATTCGGCATAGGAGGTGATTCGATGATCTTCATCGGCGACGATTGGGCCGAAGATCATCACGACATCCACGTGATGGACGACGACGGCACACGGCTGGCCTCGCGCCGGCTGCCCGAAGGGCTGCCCGGAATCCGCGGATTCCATGACATCGTGGCCACCCACGCCCCCGACCCCGGCCAGGTCGTGATTGGCATCGAAACCGATCGGGGTTTGTGGGTCAATGCGCTGGTCGCGGCCGGTTACCAGGTGTATGCGGTCAACCCGCTGGCGGTCGCGCGCTACCGCGACCGCCACCACGTCTCCGGCGCGAAATCCGACGCAGGGGATGCCAAACTGCTGGCCGACCTGGTGCGCACCGACCGGCACAATCATCGCCCGATCGCCGGGGACAGCCCAGACGCCGAGGCGATCAAGGTGTTGGCGCGTGGGCACCAGAACTTGATCTGGACCCGCAACCGGCACACCAACGCGCTGCGCTCGGCGCTGCGCGAGTACTACCCGGGCGCGTTGGCCGCCTTCGACGACCTGGCCGACCGGGACGCCTTGGCGATCCTGAATCGGGCTCCCAGCCCCGCTGAGGCCGCAGGGTTGAGCCTTTCCAAGATCCGATCAGCGCTCAAAAGCGCTGGGCGGCAACGCAACGTCGATGTCCGGGCACTTGAGATCCAGACGGTGCTGCGCACTGAACAGCTCGTTGCACCCGCCGCGGTCACCGCGGCGTTCGGCGCGACCACCCGCGCCACCGTCGGCATCATCATCGAGTTGAACCATCAGATCGCCGCTCTCGAGGCCGAGTTGGCGACACATTTTGAGACGCACCCGGACGCCGACATCTACCTCTCCCTGCCAGGACTCGGTGTCATCCTCGGCGCCCGGGTGCTCGGTGAGTTCGGGGACGACCCGAACCGCTACACCACGGCCAAGTGTCGCAAGAACTACGCCGGAACCTCACCATTGACCGTCGCCTCAGGCAAAAAACGCGCGGTGCTGGCCCGCCATGTCCGCAACCGACGTCTCTACGATGCGATCGACCAATGGGCCTTCTGCGCCCTGAACAACAGTCCCGGCGCCCGAGGCTTCTACGACCAGCACCGCGCCGCCGGCGACTTACACCACCAAGCGCTGCGTGCCTTGGGAAATCGCCTCGTCGGCATACTGCACGGCTGCCTTCGCCACCGCACCCGCTACAACGAACAGACAGCCTGGGCACACCGCCAAACCACCGACAACCCCCAAGCAGCTTGACAACTTACGGTCCTGGGATGTCTAGCCTTGGGAGGCTAGGCGGAGGCCTCGACGATGTTGACCATCGTGCGCACGCCGACGCCCAATGCACGCTCGTCGATGTCGAACGTGGGCTGATGCAGATCAAGTTGTGGCCCTTGTCCGCTCCACACGCCGAGTCGGCCCATTGCGCCGGGCACATCTTCGAGATACCAGGAGAAGTCCTCGCCCCCGCCGGATTGATGCGTGTCGGCGAGCGCATCAGGGCCGATGGCCTCGATGGCGTGGGTGAGAATCCGCGTGGACACCTCTTCGTTGACCACCGGCGGCACGCCCTGCCGGTAGTTGAGGCTGTGCGTGACGTTGAGCGGCGCGAGCAGCGCGGTAACCGTCTCTTCCACAATCGATTCCAGCGTCAGCCAGGTATCGCGACTTGCGGTGCGGATCGTCCCGGCCAGGGTGCCGATCTGCGGGATGGCGTTGGCGGCCACACCGGCATTGACCGCACCCCACACCATCACGGTGTCGTGGCGGGGATCGATACGACGGGACAGCACACCCGGTAGCCCGGTGATCAGGGTCCCGAGCCCGTAGACCAGGTCGCCGGTCAGGTGCGGGCGGGAGGTGTGCCCGCCCGGCGAATGCAGGGTGATCTCGATGGAATCTGCCGCCGACGTGATCGGTCCGGGCTTGGTGGCCACCTGGCCCACGGCCAAGCGGGGATCGCAGTGCAACGCGAAGATCCGGCTCACCCCGGTGAGCACGCCCGCATTGATCGCGTCGATCGCACCGCCCGGCATCAGTTCCTCGGCCGCCTGGAACAGCAACCGGACCCCGACCGGCAGCTCCGGCACCGACGCCAGAGCCATCGCCGTGCCCAGCAGTACGGCGGTGTGGGCATCATGTCCGCAGGCATGCGCGACATTGGGCACCGTGGACGCATAGGACGCGCCGGTCCGGTCGGCCATCGGCAAGCCGTCCATGTCCGCGCGCAGCGCGATCCGCGGACGATCTTCCGGCCCGAAGTCACACGTCAATCCGGTGCCACCGGGCAGCACCTTGGGGTTCAGCCCGGCCTCGGCCAGGTGGTGGGCCACGAATTCGGTGGTGGCGAACTCCTGGCGGCCCAGTTCCGGATGGGCGTGCAGGTGCCGCCGCCACGACACCATCTCGTCGTAGTTGAGCGACAACCAGCGGGCAGCCGCGTGCTGCAGCACACTCATGATGCCCGCCTCCGCTGCAGCGCCTCCAGCACCCGGTCCCGCTGTGCAGGTGCCTCAGCCAGCTGAACGACGCTGCGGGCCAACATGATTGCACCTTCCAGCACAGCCTTGTCGGCGCTCGGACCCGCCGCTGCGGCGGTGAAGGCCGGCTGGTGGATCGCCGCGCCACCCGAGTCGATGCCGATCACCGGATGAATGCCGGGCATCACCTGACTGATGTTGCCCATGTCGGTACTGCCCAGCGGCACACTTGCCTCCACATTCTCCGGCAGCGGGTTACGGCCCAGGCGCAGCATCTCGGCGCGGATGGTCTCCGAGAGCCACGGATCGGGCACCATCTCGGCGTAAGGCGGGGCGATCTCGGTGGCCTGGTGCTCACACCCCGTCGCCAGTGCTCCGGCCGAAAAACAGCCGGCCATCCGGTCCTCAAGCTCGCGCAGCGCCGACATGTCGGTGGCCCGCATGGTGTAGCGCATCTCGGCCCGGCCGGGGATGACGTTGGCGGCCTGCCCGCCGTGGGTGACGATGCCGTGGACCATCTGTCCCGGCATCAGCTGCTGTCGCAGCAGGCCGATGGCGACTTGCGCGACAGTGACCGCGTCGCCGGCGTTGACGCCCAGATAGGGCGCCACAGCAGCGTGTGATTCCCGGCCGGTGTAGTTGACCGTCACCTCGGAAAGCGCCAGCGAGCGTGCGGCGGCGATGTCCACGGGTCCGGGATGCAGCATGACAGTCGCGGCGATGTCGTCGAACACACCGGCGTCGAGCAGCAAGATTTTTCCGCCACCGAGTTCCTCGGCCGGGGTACCGACGAGCACAACCGTCAGGCCCAGTTCGTCGGCGACGTCGGCAAGAGCCAGCGCGGTGCCGACAGCCGAGGCCGCGATGATGTTGTGTCCGCAGGCATGCCCGATACCGGGCAGCGCGTCGTACTCCGCGCAGATCCCGACCACCAGCGGGCCGTTGCCGTACGAGGCCCGGAACGCGGTGTCCAGCCCGCCGGGGGCCGCGGTGATCTCGAATCCGTACTCGGCCACCAGCGCTTGCGTCTTGGCGCAACTGCGGTGCTCGGCGAAGGCCAACTCCGGCTCGGCGTGTATCGAGTGGGAGAGCGCGATGAGGTCGCCACCACGCCGGTTGATGGCGTCCTCGACGCTCAGCGAGGCGGTGGCAGACGGCATCCTCGCAGTATCTCACTGCCGGTTGCTGGCGGTTAAGCTCGCCTATCGTGACCGATCCCCAGGCATCCACCCAGGCAGCCGCCACCATTGCCGTGCGGACGGGCGTCGAACGCCACGATGTCGCGGTCGTGCTCGGCTCGGGTTGGGCACCCGCGGTAGCCGAGCTGGGCGAGCCGCTGGCCACGGTGCCGATGGCCGATCTCCCCGGCTTTACCCCGCCGAGTGCCGCCGGGCACGGCGGCCAGGTGCACTCGGTGCGCATCGGGGATCACCGGGTGTTGGTGCTGGCCGGGCGCATCCATGCCTATGAGGGCCACGACCTGCAGCATGTGGTGCATCCGGTCCGGACCGCGGCGGCCGCCGGCGTGTCCACCGTGGTGCTCACCAACGCCGCGGGCGGCCTGCGCGCCGAGTACCAGGTGGGTCAGCCGGTACTGATCAGCGACCACCTCAATCTCACGGCGCGGTCTCCGCTGGTCGGCGCACAATTCGTCGATCTGGTCGACGCCTACTCCCCCACGCTTCGGGCGCTGGCCCGCGAGATCGAGCCGTCCCTGGCCGAGGGCGTCTATGCCGGGCTGCCCGGCCCGCACTACGAGACCCCGGCCGAGATCCGGATGCTGCGCACCCTGGGCGCGGATCTGGTCGGCATGTCGACAGTGCACGAGACGATTGCCGCCCGGGCCGCGGGTCTGCAGGTACTGGGCATCTCGATGGTGACCAACCTGGCCGCCGGCATGACGGGCCGGCCGCTCAGCCACGCCGAGGTGCTCGAGGCCGGGCGTCAGTCCGCGACCCGGATGGGTTCCCTGCTGGCTTCGGTGATCGCGCGGCTCTGACCCGCGATGCGGGATAACCGGGCACACTTGGGTCATGACCTCCGTCGCGACCGACGCCGCCGATTGGATCGCGCATGACCCCGACCCACAGACCGCGGCCGAATTGTCGGCCTGCAGTCCCGACGAGCTCGACCGCCGGTTCAGCCATCCGCTGACCTTCGGCACGGCCGGGTTACGCGGGCCGTTGCGGGGCGGGCCCGATGCGATGAACCTGGCTGTCGTCCTTCGCACCACGTGGGCGCTGGCCCAGGTTCTCAAGGACAGAGGCCTGGGCGGGGCACACGTGGTGGTGGGCCGTGATGCCCGGCACCGCTCCGACGAGTTCGCCCTGGCGGCCGCCGAAGTCCTTGCTGCCGAAGGCTTCCAGGTGGTTCTCATGATGGCTTCGGTCCCGACGCCGGTGGTCGCCTACACCGTGCGGCACCTACCTGCCGTGGCCGGCATCCAGATCACCGCGTCACACAATCCGCCGACCGACAACGGCTACAAGGTGTTCCTCGACGGTGGCATGCAGATCATCTCCCCCGCCGACCGAGAGATCGAGGCCGCGGTGGCCCGGGCGCCGCATGCCGACGAAATCCCCAGGGCCACGGTGGAGACCGGTGGGCGCCACCAGGTGTACGGCTATCTGGAGCGGGCCGCCCGGGTACGCCGCAGCGGCGGCTCGGTGCGGGTGGCGCTGACCCCGCTGCACGGGGTCGGCGGCGAGTACGCCCTTGATGCCCTGGCCCTGGCCGGATTCGACGACGTGCACGTGGTCGAGGAACAGTTCAACCCCGACCCGGACTTCCCCACGGTCAGCTTCCCCAATCCCGAGGAGCCAGGTGCGGTCGACGCGCTGCTGGCCCTGGCCGACGACATCGACGCCGAGATCGCGATCGCCCTGGACCCCGATGCCGACCGGTGCGCCGTCGGGGTGCCCGGACCGGATGGCTGGCGCATGCTGACCGGCGACGAAACCGGTTGGCTACTGGGCGATTACATCCTGTCTCAGCTCGAACCCGGCCCGGTCAGCGAGGCCGCCCTGGTCGCCAGCACCGTGGTGTCCTCGCGAATGCTGGCCGCCATCGCATCGGCGCACGGGGCCCAACACGCCGAAACCCTCACCGGATTCAAGTGGTTGGCCCGCGCCCAGTCCCCCGGCAACACCCTGGTCTACGCCTACGAGGAGGCGATCGGGCATTGTGTCGACCCGGCCGCGGTACGCGACAAGGACGGGATCACCGCCGCAATCCTGGCCGCCGATTTGACTGCTGCACTGCGCGATCAGGGCCGCACGATGCTCGATGCCCTCGATGCCCTCGCCACGGTTCATGGCGTGCACGTGACGGGCGCGGTCACCCGCCACGTCGACGATGCAGGCGCCGCCATGACCCGGATACGCGAGGCCCCACCGACCGAACTGGCCGGCATCGCGGTGACCGCCGAGGATCTGCTGGATCGGCGGGGGCAGCAACGCACCGACGCGCTGATCTTCACCGGCGACGACGCCGGCACGTCCGTCCGGGTGGTGGTGCGCCCATCGGGAACCGAACCGAAACTCAAGTCCTACACCGAGGTTCGTTGTGCACCGACCGACGATCTGAATACGGCACGCGCCCATGCCCAGAAGCTGAGCCAGGACCTCGCCGACGCCGCTGCCCGCTGGTAGCGCCTCAGCGCGGGCCGAACTGACGGTCCCCGGCATCACCGAGACCCGGGACGATGTAGGCGATCTCGTTGAGCCCCTCGTCGATGCTCGCGGTGATCAGCCGCATACCGGGGGCGACCTTCTCGATCGCGGCGATCCCCTGTGGCGCGCACACCACACACACCGCGGTGATGTCGACGGCGTTGCGGTCCTTCAACAGGTTGATGGTGTGGGCCATCGACCCGCCGGTCGCCAACATCGGGTCGAGCACGAACACCGACCGCGCGCTCAGGTCGTCGGGCAGCGACGCCAGGTAGGGCGTCGGCTGATGCGTCGTCTCGTCGCGCGCCATCCCGACGAACCCGACCTGCGCCTCCGGGATCAGGGCGTGCGCCTGGTCCACCATCCCGAGCCCGGCCCGCAACACCGGCACCAATAGCGGCGGGTTGGCCAACCGTGACCCGGTGGTGTCGGTCACCGGGGTGCGTACTGCGATCTGCTCGCAGGCCGCGTCGCGGGTCGCCTCGTACACCAGCATCATCGTCAGATCGCGCAGCGCGGCACGGAACCCTGCATTGTCGGTCCGCTCGTCCCGCAGGGTGGTCAGCCGCGCGGCGGCCAGGGGGTGGTCGACGACGCGGACATCCATGCGCTGACCTTAATGGTCGGCGCCGCCCCCACGCAGGTCAATCCGGTGTCCACGCCATGGACCACGGATTATCAAGGGTCCGCTACGCGGTGCCACGCATCAGGCTCAGGTGACGTTCGTCCTCGTCCCCGACCCTGGAGTTCTGATCATGCCGACACCCGCAGCCGCCCAGCCGACCGATGCTGTGCTGGCGGTGCGGTTCGTGCACGAGGCGATGCCGTTCCACCCCGTTCTGCTGCGTACCGCGCGGCGGCTGACGCACAGCCAGGCCGACGCCGAGGATCTGGTGCAGGACACGCTGATGAACGCCTACGCCGGTTTCCATCGGTTCGAACCGGGCACCAACCTGCGGGCCTGGCTGTTCCGCATCCTGCACAACCGGTGGATCAGCACGCACCGGATGAAACTGCGCCGTCCCGACACGTTTGCGGTCCCGGAGTTCACCGACAGCGACATGTTCGGCAGCGCAAGCCATTCCGCGACCGCAGAGCGATCCGCCGAGGACCGTGCGCTCGACCAGTTCTGCGATGACCGGATCCGCGATGCGGTGCTGACGCTGCCCGAGGGTTTCCGAACGGTGTTGTACTACGCCGATATCGAAGGCTTCACCTATGCCGAGACCGCTGCGCGCATGGAGATCCCACTGGGAACCGTCATGTCACGCATCGCGCGGAGCCGCGAGCGCCTGCGGGCCGCGTTGACCGATGTTGCGTGACGAACAACGAGAGGACACAATGAAATCCGAATCGACAGAACTCAGCGGATACCGCGCGCTGATCACCGGGGGCACCGCGGGCATCGGCTTGGCCTGTGCCGACCTGCTGGCCCGAGCGGGCGCGGCGGTCACCATCACCGGACGAGATGAACAGCGCGGACGTGACGCCGCGGCCGCACTCGGTCGTGACGTCCGGTTCGTCAGCGCCGACCTTGCTGACCTGGATTCGGTGCAATCCCTTGCACGGCAATGTGATCAGCTCGACATCCTGGTCAACAACGCGGCCGCGTTTCCGGGTGCGCTCACCGTCGACCAGGACGTCGCCTCCTTCGAGCGGACTTTCGACACCAATGTGCGAGGCACGTATTTCCTGGTGGCTCAACTGGTGGGCGGCATGCTGGAACGCGGCCGTGGCAGCATCGTCAACGTCACCTCAATGGTCGCGTCGAAAGGGGTGCCCGGCGCCTCGGCCTACAGTGCGTCCAAAGCCGCCGTCGAATCGCTGACCCGCACGTGGGCTGCCGAATTCGGTTCCGGCGGGGTACGAGTCAACAGTGTGGCGCCGGGGCCGACCCGCACCGAGGGCGTCGAAGCCCAATGGGGCGACACCAACGAGGAACTCGGCCGCGCCCTGCCGCTCGGCCGCACGGCCACCCCTGAGGAGATCGCCCACGCAGTGCTGTTCCTGAGCTCACCGCGGGCGGGATTCATCACCGGTTCGACGTTGCACGCCGACGGCGGCGGTACCGCCATCTGAAGCGCCAGATCTGCCTCGACGTGCCGGCACGCTCGTTTCAAGGGAACCGATCGGGGACGACGAACGTCCTAATCCCATGACCGCCGACATCCTGCGCGCCGACAGCGCGGCCATCGACGCCCTTGGCCGCGCCTTCGATACACATGCCGCCGATCTCAGCGCCGTGGCCGCAACCCTGCGGTCGATGCCGTCGCCGGGAGTCGACCTCGGTCCGATCGGCGAACGGTTCGTGACCGCCTTCACCGCGTCCGTCGGCGCGCACTGCGATGCGGTCGCGGCCCTCGGCGCCCGAACCGGCACCGGCGCCGTCAGCACCGGGGTCATTGCGGCCGGCTACGACGTGGCCGGTCAGCGCGCCGCGCGGCTGCTGCCGCGGGTGTAGCCGTGCCCGCCTCCGCCACCGCCCTGGCCGCGCCGCTGTATGAGCTGCGGGATCTGGTGGGCAGCGGTTGGCCGACGCGCGGCCCGGCCGCGACGGCGCTGGATGAGGCGCATGCCGCCCTGTCGGATATCGCTGCGGCACTCGGGCGATCGTGGGACCGCGCTGCCAACGATTGGTCGGGCACCGCCGCGACGGCGGCGGCGAACTTCACCGCAGGCACCGCGGCGGAGGTGGCCGGCCTGGCCGACCGGGCACAGGCACTGAGCGCCGCGGCCGGGCAGGCAGGCTCGGCCGTGGCCCAGGCCAGGACTCGACTACAGGCGATCATCGACCGCTTCGAGGAACGCGCCGCGGCACTGGCTCCCCACCTGGACGAGCCCGGAGTAGCCCGGGAGTTGAAGGCGGAGGCGCAACGCGCGATCACCGAGGCCTCAGCCGTCGTCGAGGAACTGCGCGCCGAACT encodes:
- a CDS encoding SDR family NAD(P)-dependent oxidoreductase, coding for MKSESTELSGYRALITGGTAGIGLACADLLARAGAAVTITGRDEQRGRDAAAALGRDVRFVSADLADLDSVQSLARQCDQLDILVNNAAAFPGALTVDQDVASFERTFDTNVRGTYFLVAQLVGGMLERGRGSIVNVTSMVASKGVPGASAYSASKAAVESLTRTWAAEFGSGGVRVNSVAPGPTRTEGVEAQWGDTNEELGRALPLGRTATPEEIAHAVLFLSSPRAGFITGSTLHADGGGTAI